The Elusimicrobiota bacterium genome window below encodes:
- a CDS encoding glycosyltransferase family 39 protein — protein sequence MAKNKNRPPIQTKAAFIEKVVQLKPLIPGFIIFSALLVWGWVISRSYFEQYKVNLDWLNYVLSVQEFNNPTISSFFGVFGDYLLTAILVIWFYISAFGVGEKIRGLFKVESENKYENLFFSIGFGISVIIYGTFFIGLAGGLYKQFFVMIFIALGIFGIFELKKFHTKHKNVLNQPKKPEFNFVNFLLVIVLFIAGLVTLVTALTPETFYDSTQYHLGVPLIWIQNHRICEIPTIQQSYYQMNMHILYVISILLKYSGLAKLLNYSFGLFSAVLVYIITKKYFSKKAGLLAVALFCAAPIVMFVSSRSCIELPMTFFELLGLFAIFNWINSKKDRWFFAAAIFSGMALASKLTSVFGVISLIFAVLMYYVIYRRQEILHLLKIGSIFLLICFALVSPWLLKNYILIGNPIFPFKLDLAHFQVQQVSKNAITSYIDQAPIPLTIKNIVTIPWNTTMGKYQESFSGAAFLLLIPFLFFFKKTNKLAKIIFFYCIPYYLFWIVIGRCYLRFLITPLAFLSIVLAYYVTEAAISNIFKNIIALILIVFFGTNMLLYMFFQKMSQNPLGVVFGMQSKMEYLFSSRQSYPSPYYQVIDWVNNNLPQDAKIAFFGETRPYYAQRRVLAHSAGDFNQVILWCKKVNSADELREKLAKERVTHIMFNAPEGRRLNCYDIFQFEPKDLEIFSAFWEKYLKMIYAALPDASLNDGRRASKVPEFWAGYQQNPFNYVYLYEILSPEDVNRPRQAVLNFFLYKNLYEPKRQVLLGPTIEKLIKAKK from the coding sequence ATGGCAAAAAACAAAAACAGGCCTCCGATTCAAACAAAAGCTGCCTTTATTGAGAAGGTTGTACAGCTAAAACCCTTAATACCGGGTTTTATTATTTTTTCGGCTCTTCTGGTTTGGGGCTGGGTAATATCGCGCAGTTATTTTGAACAGTACAAAGTAAACCTGGATTGGCTTAATTATGTGCTATCAGTTCAGGAATTCAACAACCCGACAATTTCTTCATTTTTTGGCGTATTCGGCGATTATTTGTTGACTGCAATACTTGTTATCTGGTTTTACATTTCTGCTTTTGGCGTTGGAGAAAAAATCAGGGGCTTATTTAAAGTTGAAAGTGAAAACAAATACGAAAACCTGTTTTTTTCGATAGGATTCGGAATTTCTGTCATTATCTACGGCACTTTTTTTATCGGCCTGGCCGGCGGGCTGTATAAGCAGTTTTTTGTAATGATATTTATAGCCCTGGGTATTTTCGGGATATTTGAACTTAAGAAATTTCATACTAAACATAAAAATGTTTTAAATCAGCCCAAGAAACCAGAATTTAATTTTGTAAATTTCCTGCTTGTAATTGTTCTGTTTATAGCAGGCCTGGTTACGCTTGTTACCGCCCTTACACCTGAAACTTTCTACGATTCCACGCAGTATCATCTGGGTGTCCCTTTGATATGGATACAAAACCACAGGATTTGCGAAATACCTACCATCCAGCAAAGCTACTACCAGATGAATATGCATATCCTTTATGTTATTTCAATCCTACTGAAATATTCCGGCCTTGCTAAACTGCTCAATTATTCATTCGGTCTGTTTTCAGCCGTGCTTGTCTATATTATTACAAAAAAATACTTCTCAAAAAAAGCCGGACTGCTTGCCGTTGCCTTGTTTTGCGCAGCCCCGATAGTCATGTTCGTATCTAGCAGAAGCTGTATTGAACTACCGATGACATTTTTTGAATTATTAGGCCTGTTTGCGATATTCAACTGGATCAATTCGAAAAAGGACAGGTGGTTTTTCGCCGCCGCTATATTTTCCGGCATGGCGTTGGCCAGCAAGCTAACCTCTGTGTTCGGCGTAATTTCGCTTATTTTTGCGGTTTTAATGTATTACGTAATCTACCGCAGGCAGGAAATACTGCACTTGCTTAAAATCGGCTCAATATTTCTTTTAATTTGTTTCGCGCTGGTATCGCCGTGGCTTTTGAAAAATTATATATTGATCGGCAACCCGATATTTCCTTTTAAGCTGGACCTGGCGCATTTTCAGGTTCAGCAGGTATCAAAAAATGCGATTACTTCCTATATTGACCAGGCGCCCATACCTTTGACTATCAAAAACATTGTTACAATCCCCTGGAATACAACCATGGGTAAATATCAGGAAAGTTTTTCCGGAGCAGCGTTTCTTCTGCTGATCCCATTTTTGTTTTTCTTTAAAAAAACAAATAAACTCGCAAAAATAATATTTTTCTATTGTATTCCTTATTATCTGTTCTGGATTGTAATCGGCAGGTGTTATCTGAGATTTTTAATTACTCCGCTGGCATTTCTGTCTATTGTGCTGGCGTATTATGTAACTGAGGCAGCCATTTCTAATATATTCAAAAACATAATAGCGCTTATTTTAATAGTATTTTTCGGCACAAACATGTTACTCTACATGTTTTTCCAGAAAATGAGCCAGAATCCACTGGGTGTTGTTTTCGGCATGCAGTCAAAAATGGAATACCTTTTTTCATCCAGGCAATCCTACCCGTCGCCCTATTACCAGGTTATTGACTGGGTTAACAATAATTTACCCCAGGATGCAAAAATAGCTTTCTTCGGCGAAACCAGGCCTTATTACGCGCAAAGAAGAGTTCTTGCGCATTCAGCCGGGGATTTTAACCAGGTGATACTGTGGTGCAAGAAAGTAAACAGCGCTGATGAACTGAGGGAAAAGCTGGCAAAAGAAAGAGTCACGCACATTATGTTCAATGCGCCGGAAGGAAGGCGGTTGAATTGCTACGATATTTTCCAGTTTGAGCCGAAAGATTTGGAAATTTTCAGCGCTTTCTGGGAAAAGTATTTAAAAATGATCTATGCCGCGCTTCCTGACGCCTCATTGAATGACGGCCGGCGCGCGTCAAAAGTGCCGGAATTTTGGGCCGGCTACCAGCAGAATCCATTTAATTATGTATATCTTTATGAAATTTTGTCTCCGGAAGATGTTAACAGGCCTCGCCAGGCCGTGTTAAATTTTTTCCTTTATAAAAACCTTTACGAACCCAAAAGGCAGGTGCTGTTAGGCCCGACAATAGAGAAACTAATAAAGGCAAAGAAATAA
- a CDS encoding DUF1016 family protein, with product MKNKIQTNEYVNLLKDVKQRIRSAQYEALKAVNKELINLYWDIGRMIVSRQSDDTWGKSIVKKLAVDLQQEFTGIQGFSTQNLWRMRQFYLVYKSNTKLSPLVREIGWTHNVIILMHCKDPLEREFYIRMTKRMGWTKNVLIHQIENQSYEKTLLNQTNFNKALPEKIKNQAKLAVKDEYTFDFLELSEEHSEMELERALIAKINKFLVEMGGMFSFMGNQFRLEVDGDEFFIDILLYHRRLKCLVAIELKVGKFLPEHVGKMQFYLAALDSKVREKGENPSIGIILCKDKKHTIVEYALKESNKPIAVAKYRMTPTLPKNLQKELPAPEQIRKLFDKD from the coding sequence ATGAAAAACAAAATTCAAACAAATGAATATGTGAATTTATTAAAGGATGTTAAACAGCGTATCCGTTCAGCACAGTATGAAGCTTTAAAAGCAGTAAACAAAGAACTTATTAACCTGTACTGGGATATTGGCAGAATGATTGTGTCACGGCAAAGTGATGATACTTGGGGAAAATCAATAGTAAAAAAACTTGCTGTTGATTTACAACAAGAATTTACAGGTATACAAGGATTTTCAACCCAAAATCTTTGGAGGATGAGACAGTTTTATCTTGTCTATAAAAGTAATACAAAACTCTCACCACTGGTGAGAGAAATTGGCTGGACACATAATGTGATTATTTTAATGCATTGTAAGGATCCGCTTGAGCGGGAATTCTACATTCGTATGACCAAACGCATGGGTTGGACAAAAAATGTTCTAATTCACCAGATTGAAAACCAAAGCTATGAAAAAACACTTCTAAATCAGACGAATTTTAATAAAGCCTTGCCTGAGAAAATTAAGAATCAGGCAAAACTGGCAGTGAAAGATGAATATACCTTTGATTTCCTTGAACTGAGCGAAGAACATAGTGAAATGGAGCTTGAGAGGGCTTTAATTGCAAAAATCAACAAGTTTCTTGTGGAAATGGGCGGGATGTTTTCATTTATGGGCAATCAATTTCGTTTAGAAGTTGACGGTGATGAGTTTTTTATTGATATTCTGCTTTATCACCGCCGGTTAAAATGCCTTGTTGCAATAGAGCTTAAGGTAGGTAAATTTTTACCAGAGCATGTAGGTAAAATGCAGTTTTATCTTGCAGCGTTGGATAGCAAGGTGCGTGAAAAAGGCGAAAATCCTTCCATTGGTATTATTTTATGTAAAGATAAAAAACACACTATCGTTGAGTATGCGCTTAAAGAAAGCAATAAACCAATAGCAGTTGCCAAATACCGAATGACTCCAACATTGCCAAAGAATTTGCAGAAAGAACTTCCGGCACCGGAGCAAATACGGAAATTATTTGATAAGGATTAG